TCTAAACTTTATGGGCTCCATCTTTCTTTAGACACCCTATAAACTCACACACAATCtcattgaaaaaagaaacccTACGCTTGTTTTATAATGcatagaaagaaaagaatgatGGAAAAGTTGATTAAGCCcaactttaattaattaatttttgtcGGTAATTTATAGAAGTCCAGCCAAATATTTTGACAATGTTGTACTCATCTTTAATTTGGAATgtgaaaagagaagagaattcGGGCTTGAACACATCacataccataaaaaaaaggaagttgATTTTTCCGCTCTTCTTTTGTTTACTTacactttttttgttggaaattgtATATTCTCACTACTCTTTTGTTCGCTTACacccatttttttgttatagtaaaaagtattaaaaaaacaaaaaaacgtgtaagtgaaaaaaaaggaagtgaGAAAATCATCACcctaaaaaaataatctaAAACAGTAAGGTGTGCCTAACGTCAGGATATTGAACTGGGTTTTCAAAGGAATCATAGTTTGccgttgatttgttttaaaagTAGAAGTATTGAGTGAGAGGGCGCCGACTGCCGAGCCTTAAGTTATGCTGCCAAGTCCTATCACATTCAATTCCAAATTCTTAAGGAGGAAATGTAGCAAAAGCTCTTTCTGCCTTTTACTTCATCAGAATCCTAATGGAGGAAGTGTTTGTTTGCTCACCAAACGTTACAACATGTGAATCAAATGCAAAAGGCGGTGCAATTGCTTTCCCCATTGAGCCTTCACTCAAAATCTTGCACTGCTGACTTTCTTAACATCAAAATCTGGTCAAATATGCATCACAATCTTTATCTACAAATgcgtttttcttttcttggagGCTGTTTTGGTGGGTGATTCTGATGGGTCGATATGGGTTAACCAATTAAACTCATTTTATGGTAGTAGTAAATCCCCTTTCCAAAATTTAAAAGGGGTTTGCCTTGACTTGATTATTGTAATAGCATGGATTTTCTCACACTGGGTTTGCAGTGGTATGGCATCTCACTGACATGATGCTCTGTGGTTGCTGTACTGTTAGATTTTTGGCTTATGACTGCATACACGTTTTAAACCATTGTGGAGTGGGGGTAGATCAGTTGATTCAACTGTATACACATTTTAAACCAATGTGgacatttcaaaattttaaattaatagaGTCAAGTTAAGTTAGTTGTCGGGCTGTAAAGagtttgtagctcaagtggttaatagtatttttttcatgtatttGAACTCCTACATTTGAAACTAATGTGGAGTGCAGTAGATCAGTTGATTCAGTTGacacatttcaaaattttaaatcaatAGAGCCAAGTTTAAGTTAGTAGTCGTTCCATGCATCCGAACGCCTAGGTTCAATTCCTCCTCCCCAATTGAACCTAGCGGGCTGGGCCTTCCTCTCAACAAAAATGCGAGCCTAAATGTCTCCTACTGCTGCTATACCTTCAGCTTCATGTTAAAAAAAGATCCTGTAGGGGATGTAGGTTGAGAAATTCCTCAGGTTAAGTAAAGGtcatatttattaaataaaggtgttataagaacaaaatttccGAGGCCAAGCCCAAACTTCCACTATTGTGAGTACAAAATTCCTAGTGACAAAACAGTAGAACTTCACCAAATAGATTATAAGCATCAATGATTTCAGTTGAGTTCCATTTATGTAACGTTGTATATCTTCCCTTCCATGTTTTCTAGTCATACTTTTTGCTAAGAATTAAGAATCGACAAACCTATTTTCATTCACCGTAATACAAGTACCTAAATACCAACATGGGAGATTCCAAAATTCAATCTATTCATTGTTCAAATTCTCATAATTTTCTTCAACACGCATTGGTTATAAGATATTGGAAGCAgagaaattgtaaaaatatatatttgttacTATGTGAATATGGGCTTTATATACAGTTTGAACGGAAAACTCTGGAATATAAGTTTGTTACAAGAATTATAAAGATGCTAACAAACGCATGTTCTTCGTTATTGTGACTATTAATTGGAGCCCAAatgttcattttctttttcatttgagaAATAATGACGCAAAAGCCCAAAACTCATCAAAGCCTTATCCTCTGAGTACGGACTTCCTTTAGGCCAATCTCATAAGTCGTTTTCAACTTGGCAAAATACAACTCAACATTTTAGTTTCCTTcaatattttaacttaaataattttcttttctttccacATCCAGAACTTGAGCTTATAATTCTTCATCTACAAGGAACTTCTTCCTCTGCGTAGGTCTGCGTTTGAGTGTTTAGAAACAGCAACATTTCTTAATAAATGGATGTGTCATCACGCCAAATATTCCTTTTTGCATTGCCATCTCTTTTCGTGTTGCTCATGCAAACCTTCCCTCTTTGGTCTAGgtttagagtttttttttttttttttgggttgccGAAATTAGCAAAGGGAGAGTTTTCTCACACATATTGTTAAAGTGTCATGGGGTTGAACATGAAACCAATAATTTGCAAGTTAAAACCCTTTTCAACTATGCTAGACCCAGTTTGCCTGCATTTAGAGTTTAATCATGCAAATCTTTTTCGTTTTATGGGCCGTTTGGTTCAAAATTTAGGACTTTGGGAATGGGTAGGAAATTGcattctcatgtttggtaaatgCATCCTTGGGAATGTAATACCTAACTAATGGGGAATTTCATACCATTGGCTCACCTTAGGAAAATTTTCCCCCAAACTTGGGAAAGCATTTAATGCAATTTTTTTGGGGACTAACTTGCCcctattatatattttaaataccaCTTTTGACCCTTAAAAactcttcatattaataacttttaataatacaaaattagtCGATAATCCCTCTTAATgggtaatttgaaaaatcaaaaaaaaggttaagaCTCCCTCTGTAAGTCCTTAAAGAGACCTTGATATGCTCTGACCCTGAGATGAGATAGCCTCCCTTCCCCCTAAACtttttttcaccaaaaataataataatacaaagtaggggtgggcattcaaaccggcaaaccggaAATCCAAGCCGAACCGCACcgaaaaaaagggaaaaaaaaaaaccgagttgaccaaaaagtcaaaaactgAACAGGACCGGTTTGGACCAATTATATGTCTTCAAAAATCAGACCGGGCTGAACCGAACcggtcaaattaaaaaatatataatttcaatatttatttatattcaatgctatatttttaatctcataactaatatttatccaagttcaattttaAAACATCTCTATTTTCTagctttaatatttatttttatatgaaattaaataatttattaaatttcaagtcaaaaaaataaaatttcaattgaaatttgtattaaaaaataattttaataatctGGTTCAAAACAAAACCGGATTGGAACCGGTTCAATCCGAACTGGAtagtttttgaaaattttttattaaaattgaaccgaaccaaactggatgaatagtattgaattcggttctaatttgaggcaaaaacgGGTCCAAACCagaccgtgcccacccctcaAACAAAGTCAAGGGTATTATTGAAAAACTAAACAACTTTTCATTCTTAATACTGCACAAACCAAACATGAGAATGAGAGGAAATGACATTTCCTAGTCCTTATTTCCCAATGTTCCCAAACATAGGAATGAACATCCTTCATTCCCATCTGGTGGGATTAGACATGAGAATTTTGTTCCCATAGAAGTTCAATCTGTGAACCAAACAAGACCAAAAATGGGAATAAACATCCTTCATTCCCATCTTATGGAATTAGACATGGGAATTTCATTTACAGATTATTggtattttttcttatttatgatttgtcatatttttctattagttataaatttttctgttttgttttagttACCTTTCTGGTTTACAGTGCTGGtgttatttcttatttatattgtttatatttttatgtttttctttcatttttaatattttctgtATCTTTAGCTAATTGTGTGGTTCTAGTTGTTCTGGAATAGTGTAGTTAGTACtttatttgtgaaaaaaaagtAGCAATCGTATTTGAACTTTGACTCATTAACACATGGCCAATTGATCCACCAATCTCCCCTAACTCGAATGCTTTTTTAAAATCTGGatgatttatttttgggatttttgtagaaatgtcacCTGAATTTATACATGAGTTTCAGTTTGTtaccttaaagaaaaatttaagacaAATGTCATcttattttcaaaatccatgatcTGTCATCCGACTTTAACACTACCCATTTTAAAGAGTATTTTAGTCTTTCTAttttcaagaaaagaaaaaaagaaaaaaaaagacatttctctccctttctccccCACCCCAACCCAACCCGCCCCCAAAACAATCGCACTGGatccctctcctctctctctctctctctctctctctctctctctctctctctctctctctcagcatggaaatggaaaaaataccaaaaagaagaagaaaaaggtggACTCTGTTTGGGTGGGCTAAGAGACTTTGCGTATGGAGGGTAGGTGTTTCATGGTATATAGATGAGGAAAGGGTTGTGAAGAGAGAAGGGGGAATGGATTTCAAGGTGGGCGGGATTGGTTGGAGTAGCtagtttaattatttaaaagatttcaaaaaattaagaatgattttttcatttttaaaatatcctaaaaattggaaaaactaaaatacccttaaaatgAATGGAAAATTGGACGGTGTCAAGTGAGAtgacaaatcatggattttaaaaaattaaggtgacatttctcttaaatttttctttaaggtgacaaattaaaattgagaTATAAGTTCAAGTggcatttctacaaaaataccttctttttttttttttttttataccaaAACTTGAATATAAGGGGAGATTTTCTGCAAATATTTATTGGCTGCCAATGGTAAATTAGGTATGGACTGGTTTGCCTCCCTCTCCTTTggattttatcttgaaagctAAAAGACATACTTCACATAATTGgactttggttttttttttttttttttttttttttataacccAAGTCGATTTGCAAGGGGTTTGAATTAAGGTGCAAGGGGAGAGACACAAGTCTTGGCCACATATAATTAGTGTGGGTTGAGagcaaggtctaaaatatcgatgctTTTGGAAATATTGGTAGTTCAAAAATACAgaaattttgatggaaatatCAGGATATTATCgtattaataaaaattgaataaaaaccacataaattgtaataaaaactagaaaaaatttcttgaaacTTTAGAGGATCTTTGTTTAGTCAATTATCCATTATTTTATCattaaaaattggaaggaaatgcattgcatgataggtttaactgatttaagttgattatacagtGAGCTAACAAACACTGCGAGTGtataaaatatgtaataattaatgaaaaaagattaatacacaccataatcatttatttataataatttactacagtattttacactttatacattgcatggtaagatacatgagtgacttagtaccacatagagttcctataaggttcaaatttgagttatttacactaacacctcCTGAGGTTTTTGGCTTTTTAACAAAACTCCTTGAAGTTTTAGAAATTACAAGAACACCCCCTaaggttttaaattgttttcacaagactcctttttattgatttttcatccaaagattgatgattttatacaaaaaaattctccaaatgGCAAAGTTGgcctttgagattagattgcatatacttcattgaggttaattttgtcatctgcataagtttttttcctgtgaaatcatcaatttttggacaaacaatCAATGAAAaagggttttgtgaaaacaaactgaaaccTCAAGGGGTGTTCGTGTAATTTTTGAGACCTGAGGTGGTGTTTTTACGAAAACACAAGAAACCTCAAGGTGTTAGCATAAATAACTCCAAATTTTTCattgtcttcatcatcttGATATTATCAATATTATAGTGATAGTTTGGCTAAATGTTGTTgaagtgtgagagaaattattgacatcaatattttccaatattatcgatatttatacgattTATGTATGGATACGTTCCAAAATATCATTGACccgaaaaaaagaagataatatcctcgatatttcgtcaatattatcgatattttagactatgATTGAGAGAACTGAATTTTGTTGTGTATAAAAGCAGCGACGGCTTTAAGATGTAGGGTTTTAGGTTAGCCATTATGGAGCCTAATCTAATGTACTCAGTGAAGATATCTAACAATTACATCGATTTTCGACCGGATAGCATTGCAGCGAGACCAAAAACACAGCTAAGTTATGGTTTACAACTTTGTTCTTTCAATTATATTGGAAGAGATCAAACCCCTAACCTACCAAAATTCTAATCATAGCTCGATCCTCCGTCTCACTTGGACTAACCCAAGAGCTTGCATCTTTTATATTGGTTTACTAGAGCGCAAAAGAGTGGCTAACGCTGAATCTAGTGTGTGAAATGAGTGGATTTATCAATAGAATGTCCCTCAGCTGAAGGTAACATGAGATTTCAGCAGAAAAGTCACTGCATgcaattgatttcttttggGAACTTGGAACTTGGAACTTGGTAGGGCTTAGAATCGATGTGGTAAAAGCAGTGATGATATCAAACTTGGAAGTTAGCTTCAATGCTTATACTTTATAGCACCTGGGGCTAAGCCACAGATTAGTTGATAAAGCATATGGGACACCTTTAAGAGCAGCAAAGCCTCCAGCTAATGCTACACCAAATGAAAACTGAAGCCTCGCTGTCCTCGTGTAAGAACGAGTGGTAGCATGCCCCTAATGCTTGCTCAGcatgagaaaaatcagatagaCAACCGTTGAATCAACCTCACATTTACATTCAGCCCTTTGCACGTTATCATGTGAGCAATTTTGTGTAACATGAGTTGTATACAATGGTTATATACAATAAATTTTCTACACAAGAGTTGAAAGTTCTGGTTACAGCCTTTGTAGCAAAAATGGCTTTTAGACACCAGCGTTATACATCagcaattttattaataaattgAGAACTTACAGATTATGCAACTAAGTTCTACACTATGCATCACATGTAACAATGAACAAGGATGAACTCGTCTTATCACAGGAGTGGCAAAAAGTATGAGTCGTTATAGCATTAAAATCATGTAAGAAGTTTCATACAACAAATTTGATATAGGCAGACAAACGGAGCTCCAGAATCCCAAACAAGAAGTCAGAATATGAAGCACCCAACAAAAATCCTATTTAACAGCATGCTTAGTTTTGATGTGCTAATCGATGGCAATAATGAGAAAACCAACAGATACATACAGTAGGAAAACAGGGTAAAGTGCGAGGGCTTTTCTCCTGGGGTTGACTGCTGAACTCATGAAAGGATATGCAGCCCAAGAACTCCAAGCCAATGTTACACTGACCACAACCACCTTCAATATCACATTGTCCTTTACCATACAGATTAGAGCTCCAATGTCAAGAGGGAATAAGCAATAACCCAGAAGACTCAGGCTCTGGAAGAATATTATGTGTCCACCCTGAAAACACAACTTTTCTTTGAGTTTCTTATTCTGCAAGAGAATCATCTATATCCAATATATCTAGCATGCTATCTTTCCGAAGTGTGAATCAAGATTGCACATTCATTATTCATACATGATTCTCCCTAATCAACCATCATGATTTACAATCTGACAGCATAACATGCTGCACATTAAGTGAGAAAATAACTATAATTTGTACGCAGATAACACATACAAGTATGAAGATATGTAACATGCTATACTTTCTTTCACCGcacgaaagaaaaaaataactatTATAGATGAAGCACTGCTACATTCACCAAATTGTTCACCAAAGTGTGTCAGTTTCTCATTTACTCAAATCTGGGCTCACTCTAGACCTCATCCATTTCTAACAGGGTACTAATACATATAGAGAAACCATAACAAAGTTGGTGACAGCAGCATTATTGATATTAGACAGAGTACACATACAAAGTAAGAAGAGATCTCAGTTTAAGGGATCTCCAATTCAGATGCAAACTTGACATccaaaaaccaacataaaCAAATCAACATTAAGTAgagccagagagagagatttacCAGTAGGAGCACATTCAAGGTCAAAATTACAGCACCGGCAGCAAGCACAGCAAAAGCAACAGCAAAAACCTCAGACTGTTCAATAAACAATCCCATTCGTCATTTCATTACgcaaaaccaaaaacttgaaaaagtTAAAGAATAAGTCACCTTTTTGACAGATGCAGACCAGGAAAGAGTGAGACCCAAGAAcacaatgaagaagaaaggtCCCCAGAGATCCCAATCCCTCAGAGCCTTTCCCGGGTCCTCACGATACGGGTTGGGGAACACCACAAGCTTCAAATTGCTCACAATTCTCGACAAGTCGCGCTTCACGGTGTCCCAAACGGGCTCCGTCAGCGTGTTGGGCGGGGACCCGAACCCGGAAGGCACGATACCCGGGCCGTTGTTGGTGGAGGGAATGGGCGGTGGGGCCGGGACAGATGGCGGCTTCTGTTTGGAGGAGGCAGAAGGAGCTGGCGGCGGGAGGTTTGATTGGATGAACGGCGAGGATGAGACGGGGATCGAGGCTCGGGTCGGACTTGGGGGTTTGGCGGGAAGCACGGTGGTGGGGCCCGATTGGACGCTGGCGTTTATTAGGTTTTCGATCTCGTCGATGTCCGATTGGGAGGAAGGGTGGAGCGGAACGGTGTCGCGTTCGGAGTGCGACATTTTTTTGAGTGTTTGGGATCTACGAGAGGGGAGGAGGTGAGATCTAGGGATGCAGGTGGAGTGGGGAGGGAAGAGGAGGGCTGTTTGGGAAATGGGAACTTTTGAGTAAACGTCGTCGTTAAGGGATTGATTTGATGGTGAAACTATAAATCAACTAAACGTGAGTGgggaattggaaaaaaaacgTGAGTGGGGGATAATGACCCTTTATTTGAAATACACTCTCATGCAACATAAAGCTATCCCGGACAAATAATACAATAATATATgagataattttttcaaatgtcattgtgttattagTTAAGGATAGCAAAATAATGTTATTCCCATTACAAGTAAGTTTTTATGCCCTTATTGGGCATTGAGTTGATGTTTCCACATCATCTAGAAATTCCATGTGGACATGGAGAAATTCTTGAGTGTGGTTTAGTGCACCACACTCAAAAGGGAGCATGAGTCCATGCATTTAGGTCTCATCTGGTCTCACCACTTGTGAGTTTGATGCTTAATATGGTTGAGGTACacagtggcggatccaggattATGTGGCCAAGGGGGCTTAGTGTAAAAGTTCCGAACGGCGGCGGTGATCGGCACTGGGCCACCGGCGAAGAGTTGATGGAGGTTGTCGGAGGTTGGGAGGTTGGGAGAGGTTAGGGTTTGACAGGGTGGGAAGAGGAGGTGTGAAATTGGGAATGAAGGGTTTGGGACTGCAGTGCAGATTCGAAGGGCtgtgttcttcttttttcttttttcttttttatatttaaactagcccaaaacgacgtcattttgaGGCCaggtcatttaaaaaaaatttgactgaGCCTTGgaccaaacgacgtcgtttggcaaggctgttttttttaaaaaaaaaagacgcTCAAGGCATAGCACAGCTGTGCAACAAAGCTTCTGCCTCATGGGACTTTCATCCAAAGCTtccatagagagagagagagagagagagagagagagagagagagagagagagagagagggagagagagatagagagaggagaagagatCAGACCAGATTTGGAGATAGAATGGAGATGAGGTAAGATCCAACTAGATCTGGAGAGGGATAAGATGACTGACACGAAGAAGGTGAGTCGAGACAAGAGAGAGGAGTTGAGCAACTGCgacaaagaagagaagaggagaagaagaagattatAGGTGGattaaaagaataataatgTGGTGTGAGGTGGACTGTGGCAAGTTTTAAGCTAAACTAATAAGCTAAGACCTAGTTTGGGATTGCTGTCACTTTGAAAAAAAGTTGCTTTTgctgtgctttgaaaataagtAGCTGTAAAGTGAAGCAACTTTatgtttggtaaacaatatttttaaatgtttttagTACAAAAAACAGTGTCAAAACCGTTtagtaaattttaatataaaactattgaaactgtgaataatgactaaaatagacatgatgtCGAAAGTGTTATGTGCTAATCATGTGgtgtagtggtggtggtggagtggaggtggtggtgaaagagatggaggtgaatgtggtggtggcggtggcgggGTTGGTTGtagaggtggtggttgtggtgatGGTAGTGGTGGTTGATCAGTGCATAATAACATATAATTTTGTACTCTTCTGACTTATGATTTCGTTATGTTTTTTAGTTAAACTTGTGCTTTTAATatcttttgtgtttgtttcaaTGTTTTAAACTTAAAGACTCATTGAATGTATTTTGGAGTCAAGTTAGCTCAAAACTGTGTCTGCAGATCAGTCAACTTCACAAATTGGACTGTATGTGCTCAGGAATAACCAGCTAATGAGCTATACGCCATTAGAAAGATGTAGAAGTCTAGTTTATGGAGCATTTTATGGTTCATGATTCTGAGTCTTCTAAAGGAAGTTATGCAAGTTTTTGCAGCTTAACGTGAAATTCGGCAGCATCTGCGTTACTATGCAAAAATGATATTTGAAGGCCTTTCCGATTTTTCCTTGAGCTGGGCTACGCATGGTTGGAAAGAGAAGACAAATAACTTCAAGACTCatatttttctagaattttatCAATGGAGGAACAAGCCCAAAAAGAGCTTACAAGCATATTGCAATGCATTGTCATGCATGACCTATGCctgaattaattattttttatgaggaAGTTGGTGAAATGGGTGTCGTAGGTAGAAGCAATActcaattcaaatttttacttccCTTAGTGAGGTTTCTCAAGCTTTCAAACACACCCCAAGGGGGTAGCTCTCAAACACTTCTCTAGAGCTCTTCTCCCTTCTCATTCTCAAATTCTCCTAGTTCTCAAACACTCCCCAAGGGAAGGAGCTCTCAAACACCTCTCTAGAGCTCCTCTcccttctctttctcaaaTTGTCTAAATTCTCAAACACACCCCAAGAGGGGGAGCTCTCAAACATCTATCTAGAGctcctctcccttctctccctcaaattcttttagtttttcttttaagttctCAATTTTTGTAGCAAAACCCTTTGGCTAAATGTTCCCTTATGTTTTTCTTAGTTGtactttctcttttctttatcgtgtaatttcttattttaagttttcaagtttgattagTTTCCAAGTTTCAATTACGGTTCTTGTTCTTGCTATACTATCGAACGGCTCGTGAACTTGCAAGTATCACAAGTTGAGGATGCAGTTGAATCGATTTTGGTCCAACTGAATTCGACACATcagtggtggtgatggaggaggtggtggtggcagAGGATGaggatgtggtggtggtggtgacggTGGCGGTGGTTTTGTAGGTGGTGAAtatggtggtggaggtggatgTGGAAGTGGACATATTAAAATGCTACTTTAAAGTGAAGTAagtttttggccaaaaaaaagcAATCTCAAACGG
The window above is part of the Prunus dulcis chromosome 1, ALMONDv2, whole genome shotgun sequence genome. Proteins encoded here:
- the LOC117616233 gene encoding protein YIPF6 homolog is translated as MSHSERDTVPLHPSSQSDIDEIENLINASVQSGPTTVLPAKPPSPTRASIPVSSSPFIQSNLPPPAPSASSKQKPPSVPAPPPIPSTNNGPGIVPSGFGSPPNTLTEPVWDTVKRDLSRIVSNLKLVVFPNPYREDPGKALRDWDLWGPFFFIVFLGLTLSWSASVKKSEVFAVAFAVLAAGAVILTLNVLLLGGHIIFFQSLSLLGYCLFPLDIGALICMVKDNVILKVVVVSVTLAWSSWAAYPFMSSAVNPRRKALALYPVFLLYVSVGFLIIAID